The Deinococcus roseus nucleotide sequence AACACATCCAGACCCGTGAGAAACTGGCCGTCACCCAGCAGGCCGCTTCATTGCTGGAAAAACTCTCTCCCAGAGAGAAAGAAGTGCTGGACGGCATGCTGGAAGGGTATTCCAGCAAACAGGTGGCAAAAGCCCTGGGGCTTTCCCCCAGAACCGTGGAAACCCACCGGGCACACATCATGGAGAAACTGCAGGTGAATTCACTGGCCCAGTTGATCCGCCTGTATTTTCATGGTCTGCATGGATCGGGGCAGCATCAGAATGGACAGCATCCGTAAAAGTACGGACCCCATCACCGTAAAAAAACGAATATTTTCCCGAGACAAAAATTTCTACCATGAACAGCAAGGAGATTCAACATGAAATACCCCCTGATCCTGCTTGCCGTTTCCAGCATTGCTTTCGCCCAGAACACCTCACCCAACACCATCACCACCCAGAACATCTCACTGGCCGCCGCCAACACCATCGCCATGCAGGCCGTTGCAGAGTGCCAGAGCAAAGGTTATCTGGTTGCTGCCACCGTGGTGGACCGCTCCGGTCTGGTGGTCGCGGTGGCCCGTGCAGACGGCGCTGGACCCCACACCATCGAGGCCAGCAAAGCCAAGGCGTTCACTGCCGTTTCTGCCCGCAACCTGACCTCTGCCGTGTTGGAAAACGTGCAGAAGAATGC carries:
- a CDS encoding GlcG/HbpS family heme-binding protein — translated: MKYPLILLAVSSIAFAQNTSPNTITTQNISLAAANTIAMQAVAECQSKGYLVAATVVDRSGLVVAVARADGAGPHTIEASKAKAFTAVSARNLTSAVLENVQKNAAAQYLPDIPGFLVLAGGVPIRVNNEVVGAIGVGGAPGGHLDEQCAVAAIAKVFGQ